The Peribacillus sp. FSL P2-0133 genome has a segment encoding these proteins:
- a CDS encoding MFS transporter — MKYTPLSFQMIQVYILSMLFFTASSVLTVIFPLQASTSGMLEGEIGIIMGVYMLVCMILRPWAGQMVAKYSVFTIMKWLLIGHVATLFIYISFGIDSLYVVRVLQGVVTAFFSMAIQMGISETLREEERGQGMSMYSLSSVMPSLYGPALALLLWSQADKIYLQLFIVALAIFPLFIFIRSPLPKTKQPNASFTLFEIMSALKEARHHKGLIISSITMLVGACIFGAISTFLPLYMVNENVGNAVLYLFLQSIVVVGSRFILRKRIPSDGKWHPKFIVLVLLSSFVGTTILAGGFMIGPFIYVAALFNGLSSAMLYPSLTTYISFVVPTKSKHILLGVFLASYDLGFSLGSLVMGFIVQFGSFSIMYATCSVLALFVMGIIAFQRTQKNNPKSFEQQLFYKQ; from the coding sequence GTGAAATATACACCGTTATCATTTCAGATGATTCAAGTGTATATACTTTCTATGCTTTTTTTTACAGCTAGTTCTGTTTTAACAGTCATCTTCCCTTTACAGGCCTCCACTAGTGGTATGTTAGAAGGCGAAATCGGCATCATAATGGGTGTATATATGCTTGTATGTATGATTTTAAGACCATGGGCAGGGCAAATGGTCGCTAAGTATAGTGTATTTACAATTATGAAATGGCTTTTAATAGGGCACGTAGCTACATTGTTCATTTATATTAGTTTTGGTATTGATAGCTTATATGTTGTTCGCGTGCTACAAGGCGTAGTAACGGCCTTTTTCTCAATGGCTATTCAAATGGGAATTTCAGAAACACTTCGAGAGGAAGAACGTGGACAAGGAATGTCGATGTATTCTTTATCATCGGTTATGCCGAGTTTATATGGACCGGCTCTTGCATTACTGTTATGGTCGCAGGCAGATAAAATATATTTACAACTATTTATCGTAGCTTTAGCAATTTTTCCACTATTCATTTTTATTCGTTCACCTTTGCCAAAAACAAAACAACCGAATGCGTCATTTACGTTATTTGAAATCATGAGTGCTCTCAAGGAAGCAAGACATCACAAGGGATTGATTATTTCTTCAATTACCATGCTGGTAGGTGCTTGTATATTTGGAGCGATTTCAACATTTTTACCCTTGTACATGGTTAATGAAAATGTAGGGAATGCAGTACTTTATTTATTCTTACAATCAATTGTTGTGGTTGGAAGTCGTTTTATCCTACGAAAACGTATTCCATCAGATGGTAAGTGGCATCCGAAATTTATTGTGCTTGTCTTACTTTCTTCTTTTGTGGGAACAACAATTCTTGCTGGTGGTTTCATGATTGGACCTTTCATATATGTTGCAGCTTTATTTAATGGATTGTCATCTGCAATGCTATATCCCTCTTTAACCACTTATATTTCATTTGTAGTACCAACAAAGTCTAAACATATTCTACTCGGTGTCTTTCTCGCTTCATATGACTTAGGCTTTTCTTTAGGGAGTCTTGTGATGGGATTCATCGTTCAATTTGGATCATTCTCAATCATGTATGCGACATGTTCTGTACTCGCTTTGTTTGTAATGGGAATAATAGCTTTTCAACGAACCCAAAAGAATAACCCTAAAAGTTTCGAGCAACAGTTATTTTATAAACAATAG